In a single window of the uncultured Pseudodesulfovibrio sp. genome:
- a CDS encoding enoyl-ACP reductase → MLLKDKKALIFGVVNDRSIAYGIARQFHEHGARLAFSYAADPIERRLAPICEELGGEFMYKCDVTSDDEIAAGTDLVREKWGDVDILVHSIAYANREDLKGRFIDTSREGYKVALDVSSFSLVALCRAFEPLLKPGSSVLTMSYYGAGKVVANYNAMGVAKAALEACVRYLAVDLGAKGVRINAISAGPVKTMAASGISGFKSILSHIEQKAPLHRNITTDDVGKCALYLASDLSTGTTGDVVFVDSGYNIMGL, encoded by the coding sequence ATGCTGCTCAAGGACAAAAAAGCCCTCATTTTCGGCGTGGTCAACGACCGTTCCATCGCCTACGGCATCGCCCGGCAATTCCATGAACATGGGGCGCGGCTGGCCTTCAGTTATGCCGCCGATCCCATCGAACGCCGTCTGGCACCCATCTGCGAGGAACTGGGCGGAGAGTTCATGTACAAGTGCGACGTCACGTCCGACGACGAGATTGCCGCCGGAACTGACCTCGTGCGCGAAAAATGGGGCGATGTGGATATCCTCGTGCATTCCATCGCCTACGCCAACCGCGAAGACCTCAAGGGCCGGTTCATCGATACCAGCCGCGAGGGCTACAAGGTCGCGCTCGACGTCTCCTCCTTTTCCCTGGTGGCCCTGTGCCGCGCCTTCGAACCGTTGCTCAAACCCGGTTCGTCCGTGTTGACCATGAGCTATTACGGCGCGGGCAAGGTCGTGGCCAACTACAACGCCATGGGCGTGGCCAAAGCCGCGCTCGAGGCCTGTGTGCGCTATCTGGCCGTGGACCTGGGCGCAAAGGGTGTGCGTATCAACGCCATCTCGGCCGGCCCGGTCAAAACCATGGCCGCTTCCGGTATCTCCGGGTTCAAATCCATCCTCAGCCATATCGAGCAGAAAGCTCCCCTGCACCGGAACATCACCACCGACGACGTGGGCAAATGCGCCCTGTACCTTGCCTCGGATCTCTCCACAGGCACCACGGGCGACGTCGTCTTCGTTGATTCCGGGTACAACATCATGGGCTTGTAG
- a CDS encoding LysR family transcriptional regulator, with amino-acid sequence MELYQLRTFVAVAEEGSITGAGKRIHATQPAVSAHIKALEEELGVRLFDRVPRGVELTQAGAALVQDAIEVLSSAQTLQARAVTLGGEVAGQVGLGLCSDPQFLKVSPLLSLLSERFPKLSLSLIQASSGLILNDIRSRELDAGFVFFGVPYRDLEAIKLAEPEYAIMGAAQWKPLLDKGDSATLSEFTWVMPPSHCPFRGLELDILKRHNISPQRTIGSDSEEVIRPLIVEGKALALVREDEGAELMEAGLAVECTPVGRHPVELNFVYRKGDEQNPSIVALIDIVRRTWGV; translated from the coding sequence ATGGAACTCTATCAGTTGAGAACATTCGTGGCCGTGGCCGAAGAGGGCAGCATCACCGGTGCGGGCAAACGCATCCACGCGACCCAGCCGGCGGTCAGCGCGCACATCAAGGCTTTGGAAGAGGAGCTTGGGGTCCGGCTGTTCGACCGCGTACCGCGCGGGGTGGAACTGACCCAGGCCGGTGCGGCGCTGGTTCAGGACGCCATCGAGGTGTTGTCCTCGGCCCAGACCCTCCAGGCAAGGGCGGTGACCCTGGGCGGCGAAGTGGCCGGACAGGTCGGTCTGGGGCTTTGTTCGGATCCGCAGTTTCTGAAGGTTTCGCCGCTGCTCAGTCTGCTCAGCGAGCGATTCCCCAAGCTCAGCCTGTCGCTGATCCAGGCGTCGTCCGGGCTGATTCTCAATGACATTCGATCCAGGGAACTGGACGCGGGTTTCGTGTTTTTCGGCGTACCGTACCGGGATCTGGAAGCCATCAAGCTGGCAGAGCCGGAATACGCCATCATGGGTGCTGCCCAGTGGAAACCTCTGCTGGACAAGGGGGACTCCGCCACGCTGTCGGAATTCACCTGGGTCATGCCGCCGAGCCATTGTCCTTTCCGGGGGTTGGAGCTGGATATCCTGAAACGGCACAACATCTCGCCCCAGAGAACCATCGGTTCGGATTCCGAGGAGGTCATCCGTCCGCTGATCGTGGAGGGCAAGGCCCTGGCCCTGGTGCGCGAGGATGAGGGCGCAGAACTCATGGAAGCCGGTCTGGCGGTGGAATGCACGCCGGTTGGAAGGCATCCCGTTGAACTCAATTTCGTCTACCGCAAGGGGGACGAGCAGAATCCGTCCATCGTCGCGCTTATCGACATCGTGCGCCGGACGTGGGGAGTGTGA